In Bradysia coprophila strain Holo2 unplaced genomic scaffold, BU_Bcop_v1 contig_687, whole genome shotgun sequence, a genomic segment contains:
- the LOC119083531 gene encoding uncharacterized protein LOC119083531, which produces MPLIWNNKEYKLVNDNSEWNKLDFVIARKLRVVYNEPITIDRVKKSFTIYGDIEKIETFRDNSSKTQFAHVTFKDSRMTYLALIDSKENPHHDMKQIQPADVHQQPDNPIDLSMSPFYNLPDDCLLAIFGHCDITSLATLSVVCKRMFQLLRDRVFSNKLKLKTVALSKVNVVDNLVTVGRLVQCIDPKTFHIKIRKSSDCLHWPSVAVDFVGSDENKLSVDVSFYKTEWLCALDPIVRLIKTVCIQRSVYDQNVPFNGSGKMSWPNATLLIMRGFSTKRSVPDFTSIVAAMPNLETIYIQCLLFKMNLRSLYNKNLKKICFENCSFNSDISKDRLVQMANHVKAHGTNFPLSLIFDRIQTIRHQHVTYPLQFGGGDDELDDDDDDDSENNDDYKHQFKDPEYITIVQESTYSDIMKALNDPTVSEYLYIEVGKIYRD; this is translated from the exons ATGCCTTTGATCTGGAATAATAAGGAGTACAAACTGGTCAACGATAACAGTGAATGGAACAAGCTGGACTTTGTCATTGCGAGAAAATTGCGTGTTGTGTACAACGAG CCCATTACCATCGATCGAGTGAAGAAATCTTTCACAATCTACGGTGACATCGAAAAGATAGAAACGTTCAGAGACAATTCCAGCAAAACGCAATTCGCCCATGTGACTTTCAAGGACAGTCGCATGACATACTTGGCATTGATAGATAGCAAGGAAAATCCACATCACGacatgaaacaaattcaaccGGCAGATGTTCACCAACAACCCGATAATCCGATTGATTTGTCAATGTCGCCATTTTACAATCTTCCCGATGACTGTCTACTCGCTATATTTGGACACTGTGACATTACCAGCCTTGCCACCCTATCAGTTGTGTGCAAAAGAATGTTCCAGCTGCTTCGTGATCGTGTTTTctcaaacaaattgaaattgaaaacggTGGCGCTAAGCAAAGTCAACGTTGTGGACAATTTGGTAACAGTTGGTCGTCTTGTGCAGTGCATTGATCCCAAAACGTTTCACATCAAAATCCGTAAAAGTTCTGATTGCTTGCATTGGCCTTCAGTTGCTGTCGACTTTGTTGGTTCAGACGAAAATAAGCTCTCTGTCGATGTGAGCTTTTATAAAACGGAATGGCTGTGTGCATTGGACCCAATTGTACGACTCATAAAGACTGTCTGCATCCAGCGCTCTGTCTATGACCAAAATGTACCGTTTAATGGAAGCGGTAAAATGTCATGGCCGAACGCGACGCTGCTGATTATGAGAGGTTTCTCCACCAAGCGATCGGTTCCCGATTTCACATCAATCGTAGCCGCCATGCCAAATTTGGAGACCATTTACATCCAGTGCTTGTTGTTCAAAATGAATCTCCGAAGTCTGTACAATAAGAATTTGAAAAAGATCTGCTTTGAGAACTGTTCGTTCAATTCGGACATATCGAAGGATCGACTCGTCCAAATGGCCAATCACgtcaaagcacatggaaccaATTTTCCGCTTAGTTTGATTTTCGATCGGATTCAGACGATTCGACACCAGCATGTCACCTATCCCCTTCAATTCGGTGGAGGTGACGACGAACtggatgatgatgacgatgatgattCTGAGAACAACGACGACTACAAACATCAATTCAAGGACCCAGAGTACATCACAATTGTACAGGAGTCGACGTACAGCGATATTATGAAG GCGCTGAACGATCCAACCGTTTCGGAATACCTCTACATAGAAGTCGGTAAAATATACCGTGATTAA
- the LOC119083509 gene encoding mitochondrial import receptor subunit TOM40 homolog 1-like → MCDPQNNATKKNPGLPQFLHIRTQEIMPFNFDGIKFIFNKSISKEFGINHVINITNGPDNGYRFGTSFTGNKEWIGLGWPTFQGEINTSGHVEASLIQQANFMRFVTVVNYENSLVFPQLTVDWIGNNSTASIAASKVTAMNYPEFVDCTYLKTVTDNLTLGLRGYYRLFNNFWPMPECLARYESGPFGWSVSISPHDMQFCHYFNVNENLRLGLMLNGQFRDRRSIGQVGYQFSCPKKQITVRGMVDSEWNVRSTVEKPLTSLPIILLLSASLNHRNNRVGLGCGVILNK, encoded by the coding sequence atgtgtGATCCACAAAATAACGccacgaaaaaaaatccgggACTACCGCAGTTTCTGCATATACGCACCCAAGAGATAATGCCATTCAATTTTGACggaatcaaattcattttcaacaaatcgaTCAGCAAAGAATTTGGCATCAATCACGTCATCAACATAACAAATGGTCCGGATAATGGCTACAGATTCGGTACATCGTTTACAGGTAATAAGGAATGGATAGGATTGGGTTGGCCAACGTTTCAGGGCGAGATCAATACATCCGGACACGTAGAAGCAAGTTTAATCCAACAAGCGAACTTTATGAGATTTGTCACTGTCGTGAACTACGAAAACAGTCTGGTGTTTCCTCAACTAACGGTCGATTGGATTGGCAACAATTCCACTGCATCGATTGCGGCATCAAAAGTGACTGCAATGAATTATCCGGAATTTGTGGATTGTACGTACTTGAAAACGGTTACGGACAACTTAACGCTGGGGCTTCGAGGATATTACCGCTTGTTCAACAATTTCTGGCCAATGCCGGAATGTCTTGCCCGATACGAATCTGGGCCGTTCGGTTGGTCGGTGTCGATCAGTCCACATGATATGcaattttgtcattatttCAATGTCAATGAAAATCTGCGTTTGGGTCTGATGCTGAACGGTCAGTTTAGAGATAGACGGTCGATTGGGCAGGTTGGATATCAATTCAGTTGTCCGAAGAAGCAAATAACGGTACGTGGTATGGTGGATTCTGAATGGAATGTTAGGTCAACTGTTGAGAAACCGTTGACATCTTTGCCGATAATATTATTGTTAAGTGCATCATTAAACCACCGTAATAATCGTGTCGGACTCGGATGTGgtgtaattttgaataaatag
- the LOC119083476 gene encoding uncharacterized protein LOC119083476 — translation MQNGSSHRPMEEILPCPITIDSNHSPLHEAAITGDLQQLEKFLRAGADRNAKDAKHGNTPLHEAAWRGYSKCVKALCVLPKPSKDSKQPKSKHLKDAVQNAHGTMHSSLLGTRNAGGFSPLHLAAQNGHNQSCREILLAGGDPDVQNNYGDTPLHTACRYGHAGATRILLSAKCDPQRVNLNGDTPLHISCAMGRRKLTRILLYAGSSLKICNSQGETARDIAIRKKLPEILQILDTPIDENVREKERDRSSSSSRHNKKDDKKTKKCDKTKCKGEVDPKNWSPYGCHYFPDPRSFPSPKLESLPKEPLNTGEQYYLDLAGNIRKGPVGVGNTCYCGPFFRHIEERISRNKKSIRKYVHKATEKLDSKVQALAMKTEDQIDRISKNMLADRIRCDEQRLNVEQWLKRGDRARATVSAHTQKSRKDETNTNTLTRCRSLELLDNNNLIENIELLTAGLRRSYDDILDIDTHEAIVHHDAESGTRSTHGTVRTDSDRRNSMLEFNKEWHNQDLDKDKSSISDKNRISSSEQDRNSLENRSDSDLSKRIKKMELRSGISVAERLEELLSKTNEIIEMERSCRKKSKDVFGVLNSQMSKRRVRGSEHLRVSASSNKSSSDGDAINQLRNQSKHYSEMDDTAFIAKEMEKITSSLLGHGKQIETMDKHSPVSPEIAKEFISQKERNGHIDNEHERSSILSGSSYRSLYGTDLNKHAQSPTYSNPDSTKATHSVQDRNERTQHIPSAVTFSPKGANATNFSKSIADGDVVDGFSGFYQNSCFDDGNSSDGDTVKSEANHGVMEAVGVADKKYQTLDVGNSDVDDRCELSEMANMKQLNELKSRILNGAHWRNQLRKSSQSDTTTREDNERENQVNGIATTYEIKNCEIKTLKSNQQTFADVHGAPATSTVNEVGTTNASNGVSYGENHDSESSEDEDEFPSVSQFDSQNIEKSLRYLDALKPQRAGNPQGSSLYVNQSYKMYSQPEVPSTAPMYHLTNPQLCNGTSHISQSFKSPVPKILDTRCLIPKDAYFHDLPNKHRLIPITDTLPEINYSSNQMYPTSSGLSAAGRNRNPLPISLSIDESEFRNDAATHYSNTALPSYGNLSPYQYQTTHQLSSSNLPSTFSDRQSTNPSINVPEQEKLLTNRKFGSNLDHTMMGSSYSIDQVQLERDSNNDSGYSTKVSGSIGSRPSPSLSSGQTDIETSKDLRKHYDGYYVPGASSLV, via the exons ATGCAGAATGGGTCTTCACACAGGCCAATGGAAGAGATTCTTCCGTGTCCAATAACG ATTGATTCAAACCATTCACCGCTACACGAGGCCGCTATCACTGGTGATTTACAGCAACTGGAAAAGTTTTTACGTGCTGGTGCCGATCGAAATGCGAAAGATGCAAAACATGGTAATACTCCACTTCATGAAGCCGCATGGAGAGGCTACAGCAAATGCGTTAAAGCATTGTGCGTTCTGCCGAAACCGTCGAAAGACTCCAAGCAACCCAAATCGAAACATCTTAAAGATGCCGTACAAAATGCTCATGGGACGATGCACAGTTCCCTGTTAGGAACTAGAAACGCTGGCGGTTTTTCACCATTGCACCTTGCCGCTCAAAATGGTCATAATCAAAGTTGTCGCGAAATATTATTGGCTGGAGGCGATCCCgatgtacaaaataat TATGGTGATACGCCGCTTCACACTGCATGCCGTTATGGTCATGCTGGAGCAACTCGAATTCTCTTATCGGCAAAATGTGATCCACAACGAGTCAACTTGAATGGCGATACACCGCTACACATTTCCT GTGCCATGGGACGAAGAAAGTTAACGAGAATCTTACTTTATGCGGGTAGTTCACTGAAAATATGTAATTCCCAAGGAGAAACGGCTCGTGATATTGCAATACGAAAGAAATTACCGGAAATTCTACAGATACTCGACACGCCCATCGATGAGAATGTCAGGGAGAAAGAGCGCGATCGAAGCTCGAGCAGTTCGAGGCACAATAAAAAGGACGAcaagaaaaccaaaaaatgcGACAAAACGAAATGCAAAGGTGAGGTGGACCCGAAAAATTGGTCGCCGTATGGATGTCATTACTTTCCGGATCCAAGATCGTTTCCGTCACCTAAACTTGAGTCCTTACCAAAAGAACCGCTCAACACCGGTGAACAGTACTATTTGGACTTGGCTGGAAATATAAGGAAAG GTCCTGTCGGTGTTGGAAATACATGCTACTGCGGTCCATTCTTCCGTCATATCGAGGAAAGGATCAGTAGGAACAAAAAGAGTATCCGAAAGTATGTTCACAAGGCAACGGAGAAACTGGATAGCAAAGTGCAAGCGCTGGCAATGAAAACGGAAGACCAAATTGATCGAATTTCGAAGAACATGCTGGCCGATCGAATACGTTGCGATGAACAGCGACTCAATGTAGAACAGTGGCTGAAACGGGGAGATCGTGCCAGAGCCACAGTATCGGCACATACACAAAAATCTCGCAAAGACGAAACCAACACGAATACATTGACCCGATGCCGCAGTCTGGAGCTGCTGgacaataataatttgatagaaaatattgaattgcTGACGGCAGGACTGAGGAGAAGCTACGATGACATACTGGACATCGACACACATGAAGCCATAGTTCACCATGATGCCGAAAGTGGAACGAGAAGTACTCACGGCACTGTTAGAACCGATTCGGATCGACGAAATTCGATGCTCGAGTTTAACAAGGAATGGCACAACCAAGATCTGGATAAGGACAAATCGAGCATATCCGATAAAAACCGAATATCATCGTCGGAGCAAGACCGCAACTCGTTAGAGAATCGCAGCGATTCGGATTTGTCCAAACGCATAAAGAAGATGGAACTTCGCAGTGGCATTTCAGTCGCTGAACGATTGGAAGAATTGTTGTCCAAAACGAACGAAATCATAGAAATGGAGAGAAGTTGCAGGAAAAAGAGCAAAGACGTGTTCGGTGTTCTGAACTCTCAGATGTCAAAGCGGCGAGTTCGAGGTAGTGAACATTTAAGAGTTTCCGCATCTAGCAATAAAAGCAGCTCTGACGGTGACGCCATCAATCAGTTGAGGAATCAGTCGAAACATTATTCGGAAATGGATGACACCGCATTCATTGCCAAGGAAATGGAGAAGATTACCAGCTCGTTGCTTGGCCATGGGAAACAGATTGAAACAATGGACAAGCATAGCCCTGTCTCACCAGAAATTGCAAAGGAATTTATCAGTCAGAAAGAGAGGAATGGACATATCGACAACGAACATGAACGCAGCAGTATATTGAGTGGAAGCTCCTATCGAAGTCTGTATGGAACTGATTTGAACAAACACGCCCAAAGTCCCACATATTCGAATCCTGATAGTACGAAGGCAACACACTCCGTTCAGGACAGGAATGAAAGGACTCAGCATATTCCGTCAGCAGTAACTTTCAGTCCGAAAGGTGCAAACGCAACGAACTTTTCAAAGAGTATAGCTGATGGTGATGTTGTTGATGGCTTCAGTGGATTTTATCAGAATTCTTGTTTCGACGATGGCAATAGCTCCGATGGAGACACTGTTAAATCCGAAGCAAATCATGGAGTCATGGAAGCAGTCGGAGTCGCAgacaaaaaatatcaaacCCTCGACGTCGGAAACTCTGATGTTGATGATCGATGCGAGCTATCCGAAATGGCGAACATGAAACAACTGAACGAACTCAAGAGTCGTATATTGAATGGTGCCCATTGGAGAAATCAGCTTCGAAAATCGTCACAGTCGGACACGACAACAAGGGAAGATAATGAGAGGGAGAATCAGGTCAATGGCATCGCCACGACGTACGAGATAAAGAATTGTGAAATCAAAACGCTGAAATCGAACCAGCAAACATTCGCTGATGTACATGGTGCACCGGCGACTAGCACTGTCAATGAAGTAGGTACAACGAATGCATCGAATGGTGTGTCATATGGAGAAAATCATGACTCCGAAAGCAGCGAGGACGAAGACGAATTTCCGAGCGTTAGTCAATTCGACTcgcaaaacattgaaaaatcctTACGTTATCTGGACGCGCTCAAGCCACAACGAGCTGGTAATCCGCAAGGGTCTTCACTGTATGTTAATCAGTCGTATAAGATGTACAGTCAACCGGAGGTCCCATCGACAGCACCAATGTATCATTTAACAAACCCACAACTTTGCAACGGTACGTCGCACATCAGTCAATCGTTCAAAAGTCCGGTACCGAAAATTCTCGATACTCGCTGCTTGATTCCGAAGGACGCATATTTTCACGATCTCCCCAACAAACATCGGCTCATTCCAATAACAGACACGTTACCAGAAATCAACTATTCCTCGAATCAAATGTATCCCACATCTTCCGGATTATCTGCTGCCGGCAGAAATCGCAACCCGCTTCCAATATCGTTGTCGATTGATGAAAGTGAATTCCGCAATGATGCCGCCACTCATTACTCAAATACCGCGCTACCATCCTATGGAAATTTGTCACCGTACCAGTATCAAACGACACACCAATTGAGCTCCAGCAACTTACCGTCAACATTTTCCGATCGTCAAAGTACAAATCCTTCCATCAACGTTCCCGAACAAGAAAAACTGTTGACGAATCGCAAATTCGGCTCAAATTTGGACCATACGATGATGGGTTCAAGTTACAGCATCGATCAAGTGCAATTGGAACGGGATTCAAACAATGATTCCGGCTACAGTACAAAAGTTAGCGGAAGTATCGGTTCACGACCCAGTCCCAGTTTGTCGTCAGGTCAAACTGACATTGAAACAAGTAAGGATTTGCGAAAGCATTACGACGGTTACTATGTCCCAGGCGCATCGAGTTTAGTATAG